The proteins below are encoded in one region of Micromonospora sp. DSM 45708:
- a CDS encoding glycosyltransferase family 4 protein — protein sequence MSASQIGTPPTTGRRPPARPLAVARVLGSLDTGGTELRALEIAPRLREAGVVTHFVTITGRRGANAAAAERAGAHVHPLPLDPSFPVRFVRLLRRLGIRAVHADVHTFSGAILLLAAIAGVPARIAYFQSDGDGWPDTVRRRAQRAVMRKLISTFATDIRGVAPGSLTGGYGPAWPSDPRCRVLPTGPDVRRLRRLPQSDLRAEVGAAPEYLLCLFVGRPDPVKRRPMLPRIVAALEARGVRAHVVIAGPHERDADEEVRRTARTHHVEDRVHLLGARDDIGALLRQADVMIHPASREGLPGVVLEAVATGTPVVATDLPGVRYIDDELGGVSLVDVDAPPEVWAERVVCLAPAPGRERDVESALRRYEASSFAPEALRREFLAMYRAPVDDGAAHH from the coding sequence ATGTCCGCCAGTCAGATCGGCACACCGCCGACCACCGGCCGCCGACCACCGGCGCGACCCCTCGCGGTCGCCCGCGTGCTGGGGTCGCTGGACACCGGCGGCACCGAGCTGAGAGCGCTGGAGATCGCTCCCCGGCTGCGGGAGGCCGGGGTGGTCACCCATTTCGTGACCATCACCGGTCGGCGGGGCGCCAACGCCGCGGCGGCCGAGCGGGCCGGCGCCCACGTCCACCCGTTGCCGCTCGACCCGTCGTTCCCCGTGCGTTTCGTCCGGCTCCTGCGGCGGCTCGGGATCCGCGCGGTCCACGCCGACGTGCACACCTTCTCGGGGGCGATCCTGCTGCTCGCCGCCATCGCTGGCGTGCCGGCCCGCATCGCCTACTTCCAGTCCGACGGCGACGGGTGGCCGGACACCGTGCGGCGCCGCGCCCAGCGCGCCGTGATGCGGAAGCTGATCTCGACGTTCGCCACCGACATCCGCGGGGTCGCTCCGGGCTCGTTGACCGGTGGCTACGGCCCGGCCTGGCCGTCGGATCCCCGCTGCCGGGTCCTGCCGACCGGGCCCGACGTGCGTCGGCTGCGCCGCCTCCCGCAGTCGGATCTGCGGGCCGAGGTGGGCGCGGCGCCCGAGTACCTGCTCTGCCTCTTCGTCGGTCGGCCCGATCCGGTCAAGCGCCGTCCGATGCTGCCCCGGATCGTCGCCGCCCTGGAGGCGCGCGGCGTGCGGGCCCACGTCGTCATCGCGGGACCGCACGAGCGGGACGCCGACGAGGAGGTCCGGCGGACGGCGCGTACGCACCACGTCGAGGACCGGGTGCACCTGCTCGGTGCCCGCGACGACATCGGCGCGCTGCTGCGGCAGGCCGACGTGATGATCCATCCGGCGAGTCGGGAAGGTCTGCCCGGGGTGGTGCTCGAAGCGGTCGCGACCGGCACTCCGGTCGTCGCCACCGACCTGCCCGGCGTGCGGTACATCGACGACGAGCTGGGTGGGGTGTCCCTGGTGGATGTCGACGCGCCACCCGAGGTCTGGGCCGAGCGGGTGGTCTGCCTCGCGCCCGCCCCCGGCCGGGAACGCGACGTGGAGAGCGCGCTGCGCCGGTACGAGGCGAGCAGTTTCGCGCCCGAGGCGCTGCGGCGGGAGTTCCTGGCGATGTACCGGGCGCCGGTCGACGACGGTGCCGCCCACCACTGA
- a CDS encoding NAD(+)/NADH kinase: protein MVVGWATRHGKTLAVRAEDRHRVPTSVEAVAADELAAHCDALISIGGDGTMLGALRLAVRAPKPVLGVNLGRVGFLVEVQPPELPRALERLVAHDFTVESHACLACDVCGDDVVAFNDIALVRQPGAGFVTATLAVDGQRYGYYRCDALVVSTPTGSTAYSYAAGGPLVSPATEALVVTPSAPMAGISRSVLLSPHESVHLELRPDSAPVAVEMDGLLIRQAATEGSVHVRYVPDAGRVVRLDPRRYQERNQLKLSLLDLPLLPEQLRELLPDGLREQLNRRELPPYR from the coding sequence ATGGTCGTGGGCTGGGCCACCCGGCACGGCAAGACGCTTGCCGTACGCGCCGAGGACCGGCACCGGGTGCCGACCTCGGTGGAGGCGGTGGCCGCCGACGAGCTGGCCGCGCACTGCGACGCGTTGATCAGCATCGGCGGGGACGGCACGATGCTCGGCGCGCTGCGGCTGGCGGTCAGGGCCCCGAAGCCGGTGCTCGGGGTCAACCTGGGCCGGGTCGGTTTCCTGGTCGAGGTGCAGCCACCGGAGCTGCCCCGGGCGCTGGAACGGCTGGTGGCGCACGACTTCACCGTCGAGTCGCACGCCTGCCTGGCCTGTGACGTGTGCGGCGACGACGTGGTGGCGTTCAACGACATCGCGCTGGTCCGGCAGCCGGGGGCCGGCTTCGTCACCGCCACGCTCGCGGTGGACGGCCAGCGGTACGGCTACTACCGGTGCGACGCGCTGGTGGTGAGCACACCGACCGGCTCGACCGCGTACAGCTACGCCGCCGGCGGTCCGTTGGTCTCGCCGGCGACGGAGGCGCTGGTGGTGACGCCGTCGGCGCCGATGGCCGGGATCTCCCGGTCCGTGCTGCTCTCCCCGCACGAGAGCGTCCACCTGGAGCTGCGCCCGGACTCGGCGCCGGTGGCGGTGGAGATGGACGGGCTGCTGATCCGGCAGGCGGCGACCGAGGGCTCGGTGCACGTGCGGTACGTCCCCGACGCCGGTCGGGTGGTCCGCCTCGACCCACGCCGCTACCAGGAGCGCAATCAGCTCAAGCTGAGCCTGCTGGACCTGCCGCTGCTGCCCGAGCAGCTCCGCGAGCTGCTGCCGGACGGGCTGCGGGAGCAGCTCAACCGACGTGAGCTGCCCCCGTACCGCTGA